From Streptomyces griseorubiginosus, one genomic window encodes:
- a CDS encoding allantoate amidohydrolase: MWNELLPIGRHPDSHGYRRFAWTGADGECRAWFKQQAESRGLTYELDRNGNQWAWLGDPTAGDAVVTGSHLDSVPDGGAFDGPLGVVSSFAALDELRSRRAEFTRPLAVVNFGDEEGARFGLACVGSRLTAGQLTVEQAHRLTDGEGVTLPRAMEAAGYDPDGIGADPERLARVGAFVELHVEQGRALDLSGDQVGIASAIWPHGRWRFDFRGEANHAGTTRLVDRRDPMLSYAETVLVARREAELAGAVATFGKISVEPNGVNAIPSLVRGWLDSRAADQGSLDQVVGGIEKAARAYAEAHGIDLDVVRESFTPVVEFDHALRDELARILGKDRDPGLTVPVLGTGAGHDAGILSGSIPTAMLFVRNPTGVSHSPAESAAEDDCVAGVLALADVLEGLACR; the protein is encoded by the coding sequence ATGTGGAACGAGCTGCTCCCCATCGGCCGGCACCCCGACTCCCACGGCTACCGGCGCTTCGCCTGGACCGGGGCCGACGGTGAGTGCCGGGCCTGGTTCAAGCAGCAGGCCGAGTCGCGCGGGCTGACCTACGAGCTCGACCGGAACGGCAACCAGTGGGCCTGGCTCGGCGACCCCACCGCCGGGGACGCCGTGGTCACCGGCTCGCATCTCGACTCCGTGCCCGACGGCGGCGCCTTCGACGGCCCCCTCGGCGTGGTGTCCTCCTTCGCAGCGCTCGACGAACTCCGCTCCCGGCGAGCCGAGTTCACCAGGCCCCTCGCCGTCGTCAACTTCGGTGACGAGGAGGGCGCCCGCTTCGGGCTCGCCTGCGTCGGCTCCCGGCTCACCGCCGGGCAGCTCACCGTCGAGCAGGCGCACCGGCTCACCGACGGCGAGGGCGTCACCCTCCCGCGGGCCATGGAGGCCGCCGGCTACGACCCCGACGGCATCGGAGCCGACCCGGAGCGGCTCGCCCGCGTCGGCGCCTTCGTCGAGCTGCACGTCGAGCAGGGGCGGGCACTGGACCTCAGCGGCGACCAGGTCGGCATCGCCAGTGCCATCTGGCCGCACGGGCGCTGGCGGTTCGACTTCCGGGGCGAGGCCAACCACGCCGGCACCACCCGTCTCGTGGACCGGCGCGACCCGATGCTGTCGTACGCCGAGACCGTGCTCGTCGCCCGCCGCGAGGCCGAACTCGCCGGTGCCGTCGCCACCTTCGGCAAGATCTCCGTCGAGCCGAACGGCGTCAACGCCATCCCCTCCCTGGTGCGCGGCTGGCTCGACTCCCGCGCCGCCGACCAGGGGAGCCTGGACCAGGTGGTCGGCGGGATCGAGAAGGCGGCCCGCGCGTACGCGGAGGCGCACGGCATCGACCTCGACGTCGTCCGGGAGTCCTTCACGCCCGTCGTCGAGTTCGACCATGCCCTGCGCGACGAACTCGCCCGCATCCTCGGCAAGGACCGGGACCCGGGCCTGACCGTCCCCGTCCTCGGTACCGGGGCCGGACACGACGCCGGGATCCTCTCCGGGAGCATCCCGACCGCCATGCTGTTCGTGCGCAACCCCACGGGCGTCTCGCACTCCCCGGCGGAGTCCGCCGCCGAGGACGACTGCGTGGCCGGGGTCCTCGCGCTCGCCGACGTACTGGAAGGGCTGGCCTGCCGGTGA
- a CDS encoding formimidoylglutamate deiminase, protein MTPKTYWLEHAWLDTHVEPGVAMDVHDGRITAVRTDTGTPPPGAEILRGLTLPGLANAHSHAFHRALRGTVQVGSGTFWTWREVMYSVADKLTPETYHALARAVYAEMALAGITSVGEFHYVHHAPGGTRYADPNAMGEALIEAAAEAGIRITLLDTAYLSSGFGQPPTSHQLRFSDGTAEEWAARCSVLKDRDHARIGAAIHSVRAVPADQLATVARWAEERRAPLHVHLSEQTAENDACRAAHGRTPTELLAEHGVLGRRTTGVHNTHLTDEDIALLGDSGTGTCMCPTTERDLADGIGPAVALQNEGSPLSLGSDSHAVIDLLEEARAMELNERLRTRTRGHWTAAALLRAASADGHAALGWDDAGTLEPGALADFTTIALDSVRTAGPLPRLGAETAVFAASAADVTHTVVGGRHVVRDGAHALVPDVPKALADAVAALRG, encoded by the coding sequence GTGACACCGAAGACCTACTGGCTGGAGCACGCCTGGCTCGACACCCACGTCGAGCCGGGCGTCGCCATGGACGTACACGACGGCCGCATCACCGCCGTCCGCACGGACACCGGCACCCCGCCCCCCGGCGCCGAGATCCTGCGCGGACTCACCCTGCCGGGGCTGGCGAACGCCCACTCGCACGCCTTCCACCGGGCCCTGCGCGGCACCGTCCAGGTCGGCTCCGGGACCTTCTGGACCTGGCGCGAGGTCATGTACTCGGTCGCCGACAAGCTGACCCCCGAGACCTACCACGCGCTCGCCCGCGCGGTGTACGCCGAGATGGCGCTGGCCGGGATCACGAGCGTCGGTGAGTTCCACTACGTCCACCACGCCCCCGGCGGCACCCGCTACGCCGACCCCAACGCCATGGGCGAGGCGCTGATCGAGGCCGCCGCCGAAGCCGGAATCCGCATCACCCTCCTCGACACCGCCTACCTCTCCTCCGGCTTCGGACAGCCCCCCACCAGCCACCAGCTCCGCTTCTCCGACGGCACGGCCGAGGAGTGGGCCGCACGCTGTTCAGTTCTCAAGGACCGGGATCACGCGAGGATCGGAGCGGCGATCCACTCCGTACGGGCCGTGCCCGCCGACCAGTTGGCGACCGTGGCGCGCTGGGCCGAGGAGCGGCGGGCCCCGCTCCACGTGCACCTGTCCGAGCAGACCGCCGAGAACGACGCCTGCCGCGCGGCGCACGGCCGCACCCCGACCGAACTGCTCGCCGAGCATGGAGTCCTCGGGCGGCGCACCACCGGCGTGCACAACACCCACCTCACCGACGAGGACATCGCCCTGCTCGGCGACAGCGGCACCGGCACCTGCATGTGCCCGACCACCGAGCGGGACCTCGCGGACGGCATCGGCCCGGCCGTCGCCCTCCAGAACGAGGGCTCACCGCTCTCCCTCGGCTCCGACAGCCACGCCGTGATCGACCTCCTCGAAGAGGCCCGCGCGATGGAGCTGAACGAGCGCCTGCGCACCCGCACCCGGGGTCACTGGACGGCGGCGGCCCTCCTGCGGGCGGCCTCCGCCGACGGCCACGCGGCCCTCGGCTGGGACGACGCCGGCACCCTGGAGCCGGGCGCGCTCGCCGACTTCACCACCATCGCCCTCGACTCGGTCAGGACGGCAGGCCCGCTTCCGCGGCTCGGGGCCGAGACGGCCGTATTCGCCGCGTCGGCGGCAGATGTGACCCACACGGTCGTGGGCGGCCGGCACGTGGTGCGGGACGGGGCGCACGCCCTCGTACCGGATGTGCCGAAAGCCCTCGCGGACGCCGTCGCAGCCCTGCGCGGATGA
- the hutI gene encoding imidazolonepropionase, translating into MNPGNPDTEPAPTADQATEDAMSNATNVSPAHSASTASTLITNIAALVTNDPSLGDGSPLGLVHDAAVAIEGDRVVWTGDQSKAPATDNRVDAGGRAVLPGFVDSHSHLVFAGDRTQEFNARMSGRAYSAGGIRTTVAATRAASDAELERNLTRYLAEALRQGTTTFETKSGYGLTTHDESRALRIAAAHTDEVTYLGAHIVPPDHADDPAAYVALVTGEMLDACAPYARWIDVFCEKGAFDGDQARAILAAGKAKGLHPRIHANQLSYGPGVQLAVELDAASADHCTHLTDADVDALANSRTVATLLPGAEFSTRAEWPDARRLLDAGATVALSTDCNPGSSFTSSVPFCVALAVRDMGMTPDEAVWSATAGGAAALRREDIGRLTPGARADLILLDAPSHVHLAYRPGVPLVSGVWRRGVRVV; encoded by the coding sequence ATGAACCCCGGGAACCCCGACACCGAACCCGCCCCCACCGCCGACCAGGCCACCGAGGACGCCATGAGCAATGCGACGAACGTCAGCCCCGCCCACTCGGCGAGCACCGCGAGCACACTCATCACCAACATCGCCGCCCTGGTCACCAACGACCCCTCCCTCGGTGACGGATCCCCCCTCGGACTGGTCCACGACGCGGCGGTCGCCATCGAGGGCGACCGCGTCGTGTGGACCGGTGATCAAAGCAAAGCACCCGCCACTGACAATCGGGTCGACGCGGGCGGCCGGGCGGTCCTGCCCGGCTTCGTCGACTCCCACAGCCACCTCGTCTTCGCGGGCGACCGCACCCAGGAGTTCAACGCCCGCATGTCCGGCCGGGCCTACAGCGCCGGCGGCATCCGTACGACGGTCGCGGCGACGCGGGCGGCCAGCGACGCGGAACTCGAACGGAACCTCACCCGCTACCTCGCCGAGGCCCTGCGCCAGGGCACCACGACCTTCGAGACCAAGTCCGGCTACGGGCTCACCACCCACGACGAGTCCCGCGCCCTGCGCATCGCCGCCGCGCACACCGACGAGGTCACCTACCTCGGCGCCCACATCGTCCCGCCGGACCACGCCGACGACCCGGCGGCCTACGTGGCTCTGGTCACCGGCGAGATGCTGGACGCCTGTGCCCCGTACGCCCGTTGGATCGACGTCTTCTGCGAGAAGGGCGCCTTCGACGGCGACCAGGCCCGCGCGATCCTCGCGGCGGGCAAGGCGAAGGGCCTGCACCCCCGCATCCACGCCAACCAGCTCTCCTACGGCCCGGGCGTGCAGCTCGCCGTCGAACTGGACGCGGCCAGCGCCGACCACTGCACCCACCTCACCGACGCCGACGTGGACGCCCTGGCGAACAGCCGTACGGTCGCCACGCTGCTGCCCGGCGCGGAGTTCTCCACCCGCGCCGAGTGGCCGGACGCCCGCCGCCTGCTGGACGCCGGCGCCACCGTGGCCCTGTCCACCGACTGCAACCCGGGCTCCTCGTTCACCTCCTCCGTCCCCTTCTGCGTCGCCCTCGCGGTACGCGACATGGGGATGACCCCGGACGAGGCGGTCTGGTCGGCCACGGCGGGCGGGGCGGCGGCCCTGCGCCGCGAGGACATCGGCCGCCTCACCCCGGGCGCCCGCGCCGACCTGATCCTCCTGGACGCCCCCAGCCACGTGCACCTGGCGTACCGGCCGGGGGTGCCGCTGGTGAGCGGGGTGTGGCGGCGGGGCGTACGCGTGGTCTGA
- a CDS encoding RICIN domain-containing protein: protein MARADGAGDGVRAGDHSGASDARLTELLRAETATAYAALLELRARHRSAVLAYARLCTAGESAARQLAAQAFTLAARETARGVDPGGPWRHRLLLLTARSAAAWARDERSGGLDPSVLLLLTTGAPEGPVPPLLAAFDTLPARAQGLVWYALVEAEPESRTADHLGLTRTDVVYGTEGALHALAQACLRLRLAASDDPRCTDFRRLIEESVRPDTPRASTDLHTHMAHCPHCTTAYEEQCALRDAPRATLAEGLLPWGGVRYVAAVPGGGRDDGYDEPGFGDGSGEPGAAVGADGTGRGFGGSGPGRRAGGRRAGGDPGAGRGSRAVGAGQGSRGARAGHGSGAVGPGRRAVSRGPLGIRARPRRLVLASAALGVALAPLLLFLVSQGGDSASDRGGTALPDPPQVTVTTTVSPSSGPSPSPSPSLSATSRPPSPSASVSKSSPPPRRTSPPPFRAPGGSYAQVVNLSTARCLDVSGDFDNGTDVVAAPCTSAASQRWSVDTGRGVVRSAADPDFCLDSRGDVDKGLGIWSCDSVEGDNGDNLRFTVDPDGVIRPAIAIATAVTPGGGGRLTLEPLTGGAEQRWRAGAS from the coding sequence ATGGCGCGTGCCGACGGGGCGGGGGACGGTGTGCGCGCCGGGGATCACAGCGGCGCGTCCGACGCCCGGCTCACCGAGTTGCTGCGCGCCGAGACGGCCACGGCGTACGCGGCCCTGCTGGAGCTGCGCGCCCGCCACCGGTCCGCTGTCCTGGCCTACGCCCGCCTGTGCACGGCCGGCGAGAGCGCGGCCCGGCAGCTGGCCGCCCAGGCCTTCACCCTCGCGGCCCGGGAGACGGCCCGCGGGGTCGACCCCGGCGGCCCCTGGCGCCACCGGCTCCTGCTGCTGACGGCCCGTTCGGCGGCCGCGTGGGCGCGGGACGAGCGGTCGGGCGGCCTGGACCCGAGCGTCCTGCTGCTCCTGACCACGGGGGCGCCCGAGGGCCCCGTGCCTCCCCTGCTCGCCGCCTTCGACACCCTGCCGGCCCGCGCCCAGGGCCTGGTCTGGTACGCCCTGGTGGAGGCCGAACCGGAGTCCCGCACCGCCGACCACCTGGGCCTGACCCGCACGGATGTCGTCTACGGCACCGAGGGCGCCCTGCACGCCCTGGCCCAGGCCTGCCTGCGGCTGCGCCTCGCCGCCTCGGACGACCCGCGCTGCACGGACTTCCGCCGCCTCATCGAGGAGTCGGTACGCCCGGACACCCCCCGCGCCAGCACCGACCTGCACACCCACATGGCGCACTGCCCGCACTGCACGACGGCGTACGAGGAACAGTGCGCCCTCCGGGACGCTCCGCGGGCGACCCTGGCGGAGGGGCTGCTGCCGTGGGGCGGGGTGAGGTATGTGGCGGCGGTCCCGGGAGGGGGACGGGACGACGGCTACGACGAGCCCGGATTCGGTGACGGGTCGGGTGAACCGGGGGCGGCGGTTGGCGCGGACGGGACCGGGCGTGGCTTCGGCGGGTCGGGGCCGGGACGTCGTGCGGGCGGGCGCAGGGCCGGTGGAGACCCGGGGGCGGGGCGCGGCTCACGCGCGGTGGGGGCGGGGCAGGGTTCGCGTGGCGCGCGGGCGGGACACGGCTCGGGTGCGGTCGGGCCCGGGCGGCGGGCGGTGTCTCGTGGGCCGCTCGGGATCCGGGCGCGGCCGCGGCGGCTCGTGCTGGCGTCGGCGGCCCTCGGCGTGGCGCTGGCGCCCCTGCTGCTGTTCCTGGTGTCACAGGGCGGCGACTCGGCCTCCGACAGGGGAGGCACCGCGCTGCCGGATCCACCCCAGGTGACGGTGACGACGACGGTCTCACCGTCCTCCGGCCCCTCGCCCTCTCCCTCCCCGTCCCTGTCCGCCACGAGCAGACCGCCGTCGCCCTCCGCCTCCGTGTCGAAGAGCTCGCCCCCGCCCCGCAGGACGAGCCCGCCCCCGTTCCGCGCGCCCGGCGGCTCCTACGCCCAGGTGGTGAACCTCTCCACGGCCCGCTGCCTGGACGTCTCCGGTGACTTCGACAACGGCACGGACGTCGTCGCCGCCCCCTGCACCTCGGCCGCCTCCCAGCGCTGGAGCGTCGACACCGGCCGCGGTGTCGTCCGGTCCGCCGCCGACCCCGACTTCTGCCTGGACAGCCGCGGTGACGTCGACAAGGGCCTCGGCATCTGGTCGTGCGACTCGGTCGAGGGCGACAACGGCGACAACCTCCGCTTCACGGTCGACCCCGACGGGGTGATCCGCCCGGCGATCGCGATCGCGACGGCGGTGACGCCGGGGGGCGGCGGCCGGCTGACGCTGGAGCCGCTGACGGGGGGTGCGGAGCAGCGGTGGCGGGCGGGGGCGTCGTAG